One genomic window of Paramormyrops kingsleyae isolate MSU_618 chromosome 22, PKINGS_0.4, whole genome shotgun sequence includes the following:
- the syce2 gene encoding synaptonemal complex central element protein 2 isoform X2 codes for MDPFFVGKMASNSQSTPKPTDHSAIPESEEQLEPDLGRSSFLSLDESHDQKTSDESGISIPGGDADCEFQSEDSVYFSTLSSRIDEMGKKTQDLIEKINESRAVDQEIMNSFQEKLMDKVSEVCQQVQGQMFSTYEENSRLMEDRLRELSEVLDQSSRLSAELQSASLTLVAISKGLQRPPEQ; via the exons ATGGATCCGTTTTTCGTCGGGAAAATGGCCTCCAACTCTCAGTCTACACCCAAGCCGACTGATCACTCCGCAATCCCG GAATCTGAGGAACAACTAGAACCTGACCTTGGAAGATCTTCATTTTTAAGTCTGGATGAAAGTCACGACCAGAAAACAAG TGACGAGTCAGGCATCAGCATCCCTGGCGGAGATGCCGACTGTGAATTCCAGAGTGAGGACTCCGTCTATTTCTCTACTCTCAGTTCGAGGATAGAtgagatggggaaaaaaactcagGACCTAATAGAGAAGATTAATGAGAGCCGTGCAGTAGACCAAGAAATTATGAACAGCTTCCAGGAGAAGTTAATGGATAAG GTCAGTGAGGTGTGTCAGCAGGTGCAAGGGCAGATGTTCAGCACCTATGAGGAGAACAGCCGTTTGATGGAGGACAGGCTGAGAGAGCTGTCAGAGGTACTGGACCAAAGCAGCCGGCTCAGTGCTGAACTGCAGAGTGCCAGTCTGACCCTGGTCGCCATCAGCAAAGGCCTGCAGAGACCCCCTGAGCAGTAA
- the syce2 gene encoding synaptonemal complex central element protein 2 isoform X1, with product MVMDPFFVGKMASNSQSTPKPTDHSAIPESEEQLEPDLGRSSFLSLDESHDQKTSDESGISIPGGDADCEFQSEDSVYFSTLSSRIDEMGKKTQDLIEKINESRAVDQEIMNSFQEKLMDKVSEVCQQVQGQMFSTYEENSRLMEDRLRELSEVLDQSSRLSAELQSASLTLVAISKGLQRPPEQ from the exons ATG GTCATGGATCCGTTTTTCGTCGGGAAAATGGCCTCCAACTCTCAGTCTACACCCAAGCCGACTGATCACTCCGCAATCCCG GAATCTGAGGAACAACTAGAACCTGACCTTGGAAGATCTTCATTTTTAAGTCTGGATGAAAGTCACGACCAGAAAACAAG TGACGAGTCAGGCATCAGCATCCCTGGCGGAGATGCCGACTGTGAATTCCAGAGTGAGGACTCCGTCTATTTCTCTACTCTCAGTTCGAGGATAGAtgagatggggaaaaaaactcagGACCTAATAGAGAAGATTAATGAGAGCCGTGCAGTAGACCAAGAAATTATGAACAGCTTCCAGGAGAAGTTAATGGATAAG GTCAGTGAGGTGTGTCAGCAGGTGCAAGGGCAGATGTTCAGCACCTATGAGGAGAACAGCCGTTTGATGGAGGACAGGCTGAGAGAGCTGTCAGAGGTACTGGACCAAAGCAGCCGGCTCAGTGCTGAACTGCAGAGTGCCAGTCTGACCCTGGTCGCCATCAGCAAAGGCCTGCAGAGACCCCCTGAGCAGTAA
- the syce2 gene encoding synaptonemal complex central element protein 2 isoform X3 — translation MVMDPFFVGKMASNSQSTPKPTDHSAIPESEEQLEPDLGRSSFLSLDESHDQKTSSRIDEMGKKTQDLIEKINESRAVDQEIMNSFQEKLMDKVSEVCQQVQGQMFSTYEENSRLMEDRLRELSEVLDQSSRLSAELQSASLTLVAISKGLQRPPEQ, via the exons ATG GTCATGGATCCGTTTTTCGTCGGGAAAATGGCCTCCAACTCTCAGTCTACACCCAAGCCGACTGATCACTCCGCAATCCCG GAATCTGAGGAACAACTAGAACCTGACCTTGGAAGATCTTCATTTTTAAGTCTGGATGAAAGTCACGACCAGAAAACAAG TTCGAGGATAGAtgagatggggaaaaaaactcagGACCTAATAGAGAAGATTAATGAGAGCCGTGCAGTAGACCAAGAAATTATGAACAGCTTCCAGGAGAAGTTAATGGATAAG GTCAGTGAGGTGTGTCAGCAGGTGCAAGGGCAGATGTTCAGCACCTATGAGGAGAACAGCCGTTTGATGGAGGACAGGCTGAGAGAGCTGTCAGAGGTACTGGACCAAAGCAGCCGGCTCAGTGCTGAACTGCAGAGTGCCAGTCTGACCCTGGTCGCCATCAGCAAAGGCCTGCAGAGACCCCCTGAGCAGTAA
- the gcdhb gene encoding glutaryl-CoA dehydrogenase, mitochondrial, translating to MALRRAALRLLVKPHICTFMAASRGQGTVAPVRSDGEKARDNTTVKPPKVQFNWRDPLDLEGQLTEEEIMIRDSFRTYCQEKLMPRILMANRNEVFHRDIVSEMGELGVLGPTIKGYGCAGTSYVAYGLIAREVEKVDSGYRSVMSVQSSLVMHPIYAYGTEEQKEKYLPRLAKGDLLGCFGLTEPNHGSDPGSMETRAKYNPSSRTFTLTGSKTWITNSPAADICVVWAKCDDNKIRGFILERGMKGLTTPKIEGKFSLRASSTGMIVMDDVEVPEENLLPKASGLAGPFGCLNNARYGISWGALGAAEFCFHTARQYTLDRIQFGVPLARNQLMQKKMADMLTEITIGLQSCLQLGRLIDEKKAAPEMISMLKRNSCGKALDIARQARDMLGGNGIADEYHIIRHVMNLESVNTYEGTHDIHALILGRAITGLQSFTVDK from the exons ATGGCGCTACGAAGAGCCGCTTTGCGCCTGCTCGTCAAACCCCACATATGTACTTTCATGGCGGCTTCGAGGGGACAGGGGACCGTCGCACCTGTTCGCTCTG ACGGTGAGAAGGCGAGGGATAACACGACAGTGAAACCAC CCAAGGTCCAATTCAACTGGCGTGATCCCCTGGACCTGGAGGGGCAGTTGACTGAAGAAGAGATCATGATTCGAGACTCGTTCCGTACATACTGCCAGGAGAAACTCATGCCACGGATTTTGATGGCCAACAGAAATGAAG TGTTCCATCGTGATATTGTGTCAGAAATGGGGGAACTGGGAGTTTTGGGCCCAACAATTAAAG GTTATGGCTGTGCTGGCACCAGCTATGTGGCCTATGGACTCATTGCCAGGGAGGTGGAGAAGGTGGACAGCGGGTACCGCTCAGTCATGAGTGTGCAGTCCTCACTGGTCATGCACCCAATCTACGCCTATGGCACGGAAGAGCAGAAGGAGAAATACCTCCCTAGACTGG CGAAAGGGGATCTTCTGGGCTGCTTTGGTCTGACGGAACCAAACCACGGTAGCGATCCGGGTAGCATGGAGACTCGGGCAAAATACAACCCCTCCAGTCGCACCTTCACCCTTACAGGCTCTAAAACATG GATCACAAACTCCCCAGCGGCAGACATCTGTGTGGTATGGGCCAAATGTGATGACAACAAAATACGAGGCTTCATTCTGGAGCGTGGCATGAAGGGCCTCACTACGCCAAAGATTGAGGGCAAGTTTTCCCTGAGAGCCTCCTCCACAGGCATGATTGTTATGGATGACGTAGAGGTTCCAGAAGAGAACCTGCTACCCAAAGCCTCTGGTTTGGCT GGTCCCTTCGGCTGCCTAAACAATGCCCGGTATGGAATTTCCTGGGGTGCTCTGGGTgcagctgaattttgttttcacaCGGCCCGTCAGTACACATTAGACAG GATTCAGTTTGGCGTGCCCTTGGCCAGGAACCAGCTCATGCAGAAGAAGATGGCTGATATGCTGACAGAGATCACCATTGGACTACAGTCCTGTCTGCAGCTGGGCAGACTCATAGATGAAAAGAA AGCAGCACCAGAGATGATCTCTATGCTGAAGAGGAACAGCTGTGGTAAAGCCCTGGACATCGCTCGACAGGCGAGGGACATGCTAGGGGGCAACGGCATTGCAGACGAGTACCACATCATCCGACATGTCATGAACTTGGAATCTGTCAACACGTATGAAG gTACACATGATATCCATGCCTTGATTTTGGGTAGAGCCATCACTGGGCTACAGTCCTTCACAGTAGACAAATAA